In one Arachis duranensis cultivar V14167 chromosome 9, aradu.V14167.gnm2.J7QH, whole genome shotgun sequence genomic region, the following are encoded:
- the LOC107465075 gene encoding uncharacterized protein LOC107465075, translating to MMQMKSYLQKGPYQPREHNFPQTYFGTSLRRFNADWLDEFGNWLEYSISKDVVFCLCCYLMKPDGASGDAFIKEGFSNWKKKERLQTHVENHDSAHNQARRKCEALMKQKQDIEGYDGATNMQGEFNSLKSLILKENACAFYVHCFAHQLQLALVVVAKKQVKIALLFNLLASLCNIVGASCKRKDMLRESQMQKTIVALQNGDVSSGHGLNQETTLKRTGDTRWSSHYGTILSLISIFSSVVEVLEVIEEDGNNLEQRAEAFTNELSQALRRSDQDIINAMTLVKVSKQRLQSIRDDGWSSLLNEVSLFCDSRNTLAPNMNDIFVTQGRSRRKIQKVSNLHHFQVELFYQVIDRQLQELNNCFTEVNTELLLCIACLNPSDSFFAFDKEKLLRLAEFYPHEFSSTQLLALDSQLENFILDMCLDDQFSNINEISGLSQKLVETKKYIIYSLVFLLLKLALILPVATASVERTFSAMNIIKSRLRNRMGDEWLNDCLVTYIERDTFNQIDNETIIQHFQNMKTRREESSRFEAKKVSN from the exons ATGATGCAAATG AAGAGCTATTTGCAAAAAGGTCCTTATCAACCAAGAGAACATAATTTTCCACAAACATATTTTGGAACTTCTCTCCGTAGATTTAATGCTGATTGGCTTGATGAATTTGGCAATTGGTTGGAATATAGTATTTCAAAAGATGTTGTCTTTTGTCTCTGTTGTTATCTTATGAAACCTGATGGTGCGAGTGGTGATGCTTTTATAAAAGAGGGCTTTTCAAATTGGAAAAAGAAGGAGCGATTACAAACACATGTTGAAAATCATGATAGTGCTCATAATCAAGCTCGAAGAAAATGCGAAGCACTCATGAAGCAAAAGCAAGATATTG AAGGTTATGATGGAGCTACTAATATGCAGGGAGAATTTAATAGCTTAAAAAGTTTGATCTTGAAAGAAAATGCTTGTGCTTTTTATGTTCATTGTTTTGCTCACCAACTTCAATTAGCACTTGTGGTTGTTGCAAAGAAACAGGTCAAAATTGCACTACTTTTTAATTTGCTTGCTAGTTTGTGCAATATTGTTGGAGCTTCTTGTAAACGTAAAGACATGCTTCGTGAAAGTCAAATGCAAAAGACAATTGTTGCATTACAAAATGGAGATGTTTCTAGTGGGCATGGCTTAAATCAAGAAACAACATTGAAAAGGACAGGTGATACTCGATGGAGCTCACATTATGGTACAATACTTAGCttgatttctattttttcttccgTGGTAGAAGTTCTTGAAGTCATTGAGGAAGATGGAAATAATCTTGAACAAAGAGCTGAAGCAT TTACTAATGAGTTGTCTCAAGCTCTACGAAGAAGTGATCAAGACATTATAAATGCTATGACATTGGTTAAAGTGTCCAAGCAACGATTGCAAAGTATAAGAGATGATGGTTGGTCCTCTTTGCTCAATGAAGTTTCACTATTTTGTGATAGTCGTAATACTCTTGCTCCAAATATGAATGATATATTTGTAACACAAGGAAGATCAAGGCGCAAAATTCAAAAGGTCTCAAACTTGCATCATTTTCAAGTTGAATTATTTTATCAAGTGATTGATAGACAACTTCAAGAGCTTAACAATTGTTTTACAGAGGTAAATACCGAGCTACTTCTTTGTATAGCTTGTTTGAATCCAAGTGACTCGTTTTTTGCATTTGATAAGGAGAAGTTGCTTCGTTTAGCTGAATTTTATCCACATGAATTCTCTTCTACTCAACTTTTGGCACTTGATAGTCAACTTGAGAATTTTATATTGGATATGTGTCTTGATGATCAATTCTCAAATATAAATGAAATCAGTGGATTATCTCAAAAGTTAGTTGAGACAAAAAAGTATATTATTTATTCATTGGTATTTCTTCTGTTGAAATTAGCTTTGATTCTACCTGTGGCAACGGCATCAGTTGAGAGAACATTTTCTGCTATGAATATCATAAAGAGTCGACTTCGTAATCGAATGGGAGATGAGTGGTTAAATGATTGTTTGGTTACATATATAGAAAGAGATACATTCAATCAAATTGATAATGaaacaattattcaacattttcaaaatatgaaaacaagaagagaagaatCTTCAAGATTTGAAGCGAAGAAAGTTAGCAACTAa